In Oreochromis niloticus isolate F11D_XX linkage group LG12, O_niloticus_UMD_NMBU, whole genome shotgun sequence, the DNA window AAGATGATGATTAAGACAGACTTCAAAAATCCATCGagtgatttcctgttttttcttcctcttttttttgtacCTGTTGAATAACAGCCCTGAGCATTGATCTCCACAGAGCCTCTGTCATCATTTTCCATCACCAGACGGCTGTCATCAGCCTCTTTTCCTCCCAGGTCAGGCCTGGATGTGGGCGAAAGCCATAGCAGGTGGTTGTGCTTCCGTAGATGTCTTGCCAAGAATAAGTCTGAGCCAAAGATGGACACATCCTGTGGAAGGTTCCCCACAGGTAAGTGGTAATATCTGAAAGTAAAAAACAATTCAAAAGGGcttgaaaatgttttacaaCAATTTCTGCTGCCTGGATAAATCTTTTATTAGAGGCTAGAACCACAAAGCTGGCATGTAAGACATTTATAGAGTGCTCTTACTAAAACAAAtggtttaaataaaaataaaatgtcttcCTTTTTCTCTGGAACAACTTTATGTGTGAAGGGAAACTCAGCAGAAACATGCAGATCATACCTGGCCATGTCAAAAGCCTGTGACAGACAGCTGTCCAGGTTGAGGTAGTGGCGGATCATGCGCCGGGCACCGAGCCGTTGCCAGTCCAACACGTTATAGCTGATCTCATCAACCACGTGAACCGGAACGACCGGGAACTCCTCGAGCACCGGCATCCCTGCCGTCAATCGACGCAACTCCCAGTTTGACTGCACTGCGATGAGGGTGGGCCCACGGCGCTCCTCCTGTCAACAGCAACAAACAAAGCAGGCATTTGCAAATTTAGTCGCATGAAACTTAAtgattaaaaagtaataaaaatgttaaatataacCAGAGTATTTTACCTTGTAGTTTAGGAGTATTCGTTGGAGCGCACGTGAGATTGCCTTCATGTCATTTTCAGCTCGTACCTCAAAGGTGTGTTTCTCTGGAGGCAGAAGCTCCTCCGTCGTCTTCTCCAGGAGGGCCGTGCGTTCGGCTGTGTAGAGGTTACTCAAGTTGGGCATCTGGTTGCTTCGAACCTAAAAAGCACAAGCCAACAACTGAGCTTTATTCTCAATGCAATTAAATGTCATAATGATACTGAGAGGAAAACAGACTTCTTCTCTGGTATTAAAACAAAGAGGAAACTGAAAGAAAGCCCATTATTCTTACCGTGTCCAGGACGAAGATGCTAGCTTTGCGCTGAGAGGGGATGAAGAGGCCAAACAGAGCCTTGTGGCCTTGGCTGTGATGATACAAGTACATGTGGCGAACACTCCCTGAGAAGCAAACATAGTAGTTGCAGATCAAAATTCATAAGTAATTGCTGTGAAACGGTTTTCTTTTCTACTAAAGGGGAAAGTAATAATTTAGGTCAACCTAAATATTAAAGTAAATATTAAATTGTGACATTTATGACCATCAAAAGTCTGCTGTCAAAACTTTAAAATCTAAAGTGTCTGAATGACCCTCACCAGGTTCCAGGTAGCTAAACTGGGCCAGCGACCTCATCTCCAGATGCTCCAGATCAAACGCGTCAGCCTCCCTGCCGGCCATATCTCTCACAACATGTTTGTTGACCATGCACACACATCCCAGCTGCACCAAAGCTCGAAACAGCAAAGGAACCTGAAACAAAAGACTCGCTGTGTTCTGTTTCCAGTAGTATACAGTTataacacggacacgctgcagtgtaaaacataaaaattacaCTGACCTGTGTTTCATAGACCCCTTCGATGTCGGGTGCAGAAAGGTCGGCATTGATCTCATTGATGTGTTCTTGGTACATGTCCTCTGGCACAGAGTACTCATAGAGGTAGTAAACCATGTTGGAGCGAGGCAGCATGCGGTTCACCTGTAATCACACAGCTCTGATAGTTATTTTGGGTAACTTCTTCTAAAGTCACAGTGATGTCGTTGCATTATTTAATGGATTTTTTGTAGCGTGCCTTTTTGTACGTCGCTCCCTCCTCCTGTTTTGGGACTTTTTGATTAACGTAGAAGACACGTGGGATGTTGAGTTTCATGCAGTGGAGGTCATTTCCAATCACAGCCCAGAGCTTATACAGACCAGGGTGACTAGTTTCTGcaatctgagaaaaaaaaagaaagaaaaactagaGAAGATCAATATCTTTATATAATTAAATTACTTGTGGATGATAACAGGATAGCTCTGCACTACCTGGACAATTTGCCACGGCATATCGAGGATGCTCCGAGCTGTTCTGCGGAGGAAGCTCCCCAGGCCTGTGATGGGACCACCTCTGATCACTCCTCCGCCGACCGGTTGAGCCTCCCCATCCAGCagcctcctcctctttttcctctcctttctctGCTTCAGCTGCAGCTCCCACTTTTTCTTATGGTAGCGCAGCCAAACTTGATGTTCCTCCTGCACACAGAAACGGTTGTTTGAACCTTTTAACATTCACCACTGGAACATATTGGATTTCAAATGCACTACAAATGCATTTGGAATTGCATGAAAATGTCTCAAGCTTAATATACTGAAACCTCTGCTTTCCTACCCGTGTTTTTCCCTTGGGAGGGGGCGGTCCCAGGATCTCCCGCCAGGACTGCGTGAGCTCTAAATCCTGAGACTCCACCTGGCTGTCGTCTCCCTGTGATGCCCGCTTCCGCTTAGTGCTGATAAGGATAGCTGGCTGCAGGGGTCTGGGTGGCATCCCGAAATCCTCTATGTCAGCAGCTGGGCCTGCTTCAAGAGGCTGATGGGCAATctgagagagaggaagacatTTAGAGTGCAACGATAAGTCTTAGCGGTTAAAAAGAACCAGAGCTGACAGTTTGATTGGACACTTTACTGTGAGGTTAACCTTACCTGTCTCTTGCCTTCGCTGGTAAACAGCTCActaattttcttctgcttgtatATGTCATTTTTCTCCAGGAGTTTCTTGTGTAGCCAGTCAGGATGCCTCACTCTGGGAACAGGATTCTTCACCTTATGGAAATAAAAAGTGGAACGTgccattaatatttttttaatcaatttaggttttggtttaggttttttttttttccttcttcaatTCTACCTGTTGCAGAGCAGCAGGAATGGTGATGATTTTCTGGATTGCACTACCCAGCCTCTCTATGTAATAGCTCCAATCAAGgatctggaaaaaacaaacaaaccaagaaACCATATGACATGAATGTACTTGaacatttttgtctttgttgttcgCATTTAATtttgtcctaaaaactcacagAGCGGATGTCCATGTCATGCAAGCTGGGCATCTTTAACCACTTGCGAAGGAAATGTTTCTTGACGCTTGGCTCGGCCTGAAAGATGGCTAGAGGAATGGCCCTGATGGAGAGATGCACAAATGAGCCGATGGCTTTAACTTTTGATCATAATAGAGATTGCTAGTTTCCTAAGATATTCAAAAATGGGAAAGCAAGCTCAAGAAAAGTCTTTGGTGCTGTGTAACACCAGGAAATCTATCGAATCAGTAGCCTAGTTTTTAAATATGGTGTTGCTGCAACAGTCTGATGTGACAGATGGATACATCGCACCGATTTGTGGAGTCATTTTGAAGTCTCAATATTAGCATTGTGGACGTTatcatcttttcatttttgttttggttttttaaaccAGACCTGACAACCGAGGCACCGCACACTCACACAGCAGCAACTTACCATTATAGTGTAGCTACAGCCTAAAGGTTTCCCTGCTTTACCATCTAACATATTCAGTACGGTACAATAATACCAAAATAAGCATTATAATGGATTTACTAAGATCTTAAACTACCaactgagaccataaactccAGTAGGGTCGTTTTCACGTGGACTTTTGCAGACTCGAGGAGTCGCCGCCTCTGACTGCTCAATATAAAGAATGCAAGTTTAAATATGTTCTTCAAtggtttcagttttcagacctGACATTTTAATACTGCAGGGGTATCAGAGTGACACAGTTTACTTTCGGAGCAACTGTCGAACCTTTCCGTGACGGGGGAACCCTCAGGTTTTCGGGAGATGACGTAGCGACAGCTCAGACCGGCATCTTTCACCATTTGATCCCCCAGGAACTCTGCCAGCCTCTTAGCTGTGCTGATGGACGTGGACTTCTGCTCACCGTAATCCTCGAGTTTTCTGGACATTGACCGATTCTCTGAAATCAGGTCAAAAAGCTCTGCATCTGGCATGTTGGCAGCCTGCGTCACACGTGAAATGGTCCAGTGAGTTTTTTTGTTATGCATTTTCtataaaaaaatattcttaTGCAATAAACGACTGCTGAACAATACAATTCagaaatatgacaaaaacaCCTTGTAACAGGAGACTCTAGTTTATCAGAACCTGATCAGAGATATGCACCTTGCTGTAAAGTACATCCAGCCAGTAGTCGGCCACTTTGGCCACTGAAGCGTAGACCTCCTCTAGAGTAGTTCCTTTGAGGAAAGCCTCGAACACAGACGACTGAAAAATCTTAATGAGCTGGAgctctcctcttctcttcacTTCAAAACCCTTCAGCTCGGCTAAAGAACCATCCTCATTAAACACAGCGTACCTAAAAAGAAAGGCGACTCCCTTTGTTAATTACACCCCTTTAAGAAGGCCACAAATCATTTCACAAAATTATCCCCATACCTCTTTTTCAGCTTCTTGCCCTCCTCTTTGGAGGCTGGCAGGATCATTGCCAGATACGGTCCGTCCACCTCAAAGAAGATGCTGTTCTCTGCCCTGATGTTGTAAGTAACGGACGCGGGGTCGACCAGCTCGTGGTACTGATCGTTGGTAAATCCCTCTTTTACCATGATGTTCAACATGGCACCCGGGTAGGAGATAGTCACCTTGGGCTTCTTCTCATTACTGGTCTTCACCACAAAGTTCTCTGGGAAGGTGTTGGGGAGGACACACCAGATACCATCAGTGTCCAACTCAAGAGGCCTCCTGTGTCACAGAGAAGGAGATTTATTGCAGTACTTTTATAGCTGAATAAACTGACCTGCAGCATAAAATATATACGGTAAAGAGCGTGAGCTCAATTAAAGCCAACATGCTGCCAAGAATTGGCTGAAGAAGCTTTTCATCTATTCTGAGCTCACCCCGCTTTCCTCATATTAGCCGTCCCATCATCATTATGCAACTCACCCTATTTGCTCAATGAGCTCTCTGGCCTGAGTAATAATATTGGCTCCAGTGAAACACACAATGCCGGCCATCTCCATAGAGTACCATCGGGCCCTGatggaaacataaaaaaaacaaaacacagagcaTCAAGTCAACAGCACTCAGTACTGACTGCAGCGAAAGGCTCAGGTAACAGCGCAAGTGGATCTGTGATGATTGATGAAAACTGCGGCCGGCTCCTACCCCTTCCTCATGACGTAGCCGTAGAAAGAGTTGAGAATGCACTTGTGAGCGAGCTGAAGGGATTCGTACAGGATCTCCATGTTTTTGCAGCGCTTCACCTCAGCGGCGTCTCCGCTGTCCTGAGCTGACGAAAGTTTCTTCTTCCATACCTAAAGCAAAGGTAGCACCAAAAAGAAAACCTTTACCGCACgtaattataaaataaataaataaatacataaatgagaCAGATCAGGTATAATTTGATCAAATAGTTAGAATACCTTGTGAAGTCCTTTGAATTCATAACGGCGATCTCTGAAAGCTCTTACAGTATCCACATAGAAGGAGTTTTCCCTCTGACAGATGGTGGTAACTCGCTCCTCCAGCTTGGTGACGTGTGTCTTTTTATAGGCCTTCTTACAATAgtctgattatttaaaaaaaagacaggacTAACTTTAGCTCTGATAACCCACTATTTTGATTACTTATAGtcaaagtcaaaaagaaaagaggaaccTGCGAGACGTTTCTTCTCATGCTTGGCCTGCTCCTCCCTGGTGAGCGTGTGGAAAGCCCGAGGTGGACCGTTGGGGAACAGCGGCGGGAACTTCTCAGACTCAAGTTGCTGCTGGATGCGGTGAAACTCACTGCGGCTGGCGGGCACTGCAGAGAGAGACAACGAGAGACAAAggtcttgtttttttcccccaaatcgCTTAAAAGTAGAGCACAGATATCCAAAGATAACTTACTGATTTCGCCTCTCCATTGCCAGGTCATCCTCCTCTGACACGTGGCACCAGGCTTGTTGAAGTCACAGGCAGCACACGTGGCCTCATCAACCATAGCGGATGGCTACAAAATGAGAAGATAAAGACAAAATTTAATGCTTTTCTAGATGTGATTGTAAGCATTTTTTGATTAATAAAGTAATAACCTGAAGGCGGTTGGTGAGAATAATATTGGGGTACATTGCCCCAACGTCCAGATGGTAGATGAGGGGACATTCAATCCTGTTTGGAACCTCCTTGAGGGACGTCAGCTTTTTCTTAATTTCGTCACAAACCTGAGAAAATACCGGCGTTAATTCTGAATTTCAAGCTCAGAAAAAAGGTTGAGTAACTAAtcaaaaagacagacagaggcAACTCCCCTCCTCCACAAACCTCATTGAAGTTAGTGACTTGCTCCAGAGGgattttctcctcttcctcgACGGCATGACGCATCGTCCTCTCAACTCTTTGCAGCAGGAAGTCAAATGCAGCCGGGTTCTGTTGCAAcatcaaaaatgacagcaacgttttaaaaaaacaaaaacaaacaagcgcCGATGAAGAGTGAGCTCTGAGAAGTGAGCAGACTGTACCATTTTGAAACGGCAGGGGATGTCACTCCGAAACACTCCAGACTCCAGCGCCTCCACGTGACCGCCCACGTAAGTCTCGGAGTCCAGGACGTGGCCGTCATCTGTCAGTTTGTTGAAGATCTGCTCCTGCTTGTTGGGGAAGATGATGTTGGCGTGGAAGGCCTGCACCATAAGTAAAGCTTCACACAGAGTCCCCGAACCTTTACGCAGCACCTGAAACAGGTGAACAATGCAAGAAAAGAGACTGATAATTAGTaaaatgcactgaaaaaaaaaaaaagaaatcttttgCAAAGCATGCCACAGACAAACCTCATCGGGCTCCATGGGGATGATGGTACACAGAGCGAAGATGAAGGGGTGGACATATTTCATGTACAGGTAATATGTGGCCACGGCATCTGACACAGAATAGGTTGCTAGAGTCTGAcaggaagaaagagaaaagacagaaagtGGAAAGTTAACATCCCTTTAAAAAtgattcagttttttattttaagactgGAGTTCAGTTCTGCACCTGCGGTTCCTCAGTTGCCATGCGGCACATCTCCTCTGGGTCGAGCTCCACGGGGTCATAACCCAGTTTAGCCTTCGCTGCTGCCTTCAGATTGTGGCTTCCCACCGGCAAGTAGCTGTCTCTCTTTACCCACCTGACACAGGATAAGGAGGTTTGAAGTGGGATATATGAAAAACCAACATTACATATAACATTTACTTTGATTATATGTGTTAAAATGTGGTTAAACATGGCATGATATTTGAAATCTTCATACAATGCTTTCTATGTGTTGACAATACACATTACACAAGAATCATAGTATCCATGTTATAAAGCTACAGACAAAAAGAGATGCATGCAAATGTtaccaaaaacataacctccCTGGTGGAGGTAATAACGTAACATACAAATATAAAAGTGTATGCTTATTATTTTAAGAATGTACAACTTTTGCACACCTTAAACAATCCATGTGGATGGCCTGACTGGCCTTGTACTCTCCCTGGTTATCTTTCTGGAAACCGATCTCCCTGTGCATGCTCAGTCCATGGAGGGCAGCCCGAACCTCAATGAAAGGCCTAGAGAGAAACAGTAtgaggagaggtggaggatcAAGAAAAGTAATCAGTATAACAAACAGAATAAGAATAAATATTGAATATCTAATATAATCAACAGTTTAAATAATTCACTATTAACAGCTTCATCATTATGTCGTAGCTGCTTATTGTCACCAGGGACGAGTGTCACAAAGAACTGGTGCTTGGGTCACTTTTGCTTGAGCTGAAGTGAAACCAAGgacttaaaaataataaagtgttcactgcagccactgcctGTAATGTATTCTACCCACTTCACCTTTAAAGTAAGTAACTGGCTTttacagaaacaggaaataggCTTACCAATCAAAGAAGTCTCCATTGTAGGTCACAAAGATGTTTGGCTTTGTTTCTTGAACGTGATCAAACCACCTCTGAATGAGAGCTGCCTGCAACCGTTACAGCGTGTTATTAAactgacagaaacacacagcagcCTTTTATACATCAATGCTTTATTGTTAGTGGCTACATACCTCATTGTCCTCATTAAAAACAGTGAATGGCCCTTCATACTCAGGTTTGGGGGTAAACTCAAAATCCTCAATGTTCTCAGAGACGATCTCTCGGTTTGTGATTAGAAACCCCTACGTGAAAACACAAGGATTGTTAGATGATATTACAAACAGGATCAtaacaaaaactttaaaaatcaaaCGCAAATGAACCTCACCTGTCCATCTATCATGTAGGAGATCATCATAATTTGATCCGTCTCCGCGTCTGGGAATTTCAGCGGAAGCTTGGTGGTCTCGATGTCAAACGCCAAAACAACGGGGTCCTGCAGGGAAACAGCGTTTCACAGAAAAGCCCCGACATAAATCAAAACTTCTGTATAACTCTGAATGGATGATGGAAGgcttaaaacaacaaaatcctGATACCGGTCGCTCCACAAGATCGTCTCTCCGTACAATCTCTGGCGGGTAAGCGCTGCCTCTGTATCGAACGTTGTACCAGTGAgcctgaaaaataaagacagtaaAGATAAGAAGAGCACGCACAGGTGTAGAGGAACATTTCACTGGAAAACACTGGAACCAGATATAGTTGATCTTACCACGTGGATCTTGAGGTCAATGGACACACGCACATGGTAAGGCACGTCATACTCTCTCATGTCCACTATGTTGTCTAACTGATCTGAAATACTCTTTGACATCCCGTCTTCATCCACTGAGGTCACGTTGCCTCCTGATAGCGCACTAAAAGGACAAAAAGGTGTCCGGGAGTTATTATAAAGCTGGAAACGTCAGGCGGAACATCAAAGGAATCTAACGGGATCGAAGGTTCGGTGATACCTTGACAACATTGAGGTGTAGGCATCGTTGGACTGCtccctctctcggtttttacgTACCGCCGGGGCAATCTCACGCTTGACCTTCACGAGGTCGTCCACGGTGTTGAACGCCAGCTTGATGTAGTTTCTCTTCAGTCCGACAAGGTGGTTTGGCTGGAGAGACCAGATCAGCAGAATcagcatgtgattggctgtacAAAGTCAACACTAGCAGCCAATAGGGTTCATGATACCTTCAAAAACACTGATATTCAAGagccgttttttttttaaatactaagGACAAGAGTGCCACAGTGGTAAGAGgatatatttttttagatttttcttAAAAGACGTACACTCACTTGACCACTTTCTTAGGTACAGCCATTCAACTGCTCACTGAAACAAACCacccaatcacatggcagcatcttaatgcataaaaacaagcagaagtGGTCAAGACGACCCGCtcaagttcaaactgagcatcagaatgtggAGGAAAGATGATTTAACGGACTCTGAACGTGCCATGCCtaacaggctggtctgagtatttcataAACTGCTGATCAGCTGAGTTTTACCTTCATAAACATCTCTAGAGTTTACCGAGAATAGtccaaaaaaaagggaaaatatccaGTAAGTGGCAGTACACCTCGTTGATACGACATTTTGATGGTTGAGTCAGAATCTGACATAAGCAACGTGAAAGCATGGATCATCCAGCCTTCCAGCCCAGTACTAGTGAGACATATCTAATGAAGTGTCCGGTGAGCATACATAAACAGATTAGATTTCTATATGACTGAAAATGTGTTGTGGTGGCGCTCTTGTCAAAAATCATCCATTAATTAACTGCCAACTATTCCTTCATTAattctgtgtaaataaatatagaaaatatttatttatctacatttatttgacttatttatttactaactatttatttattagataACTTAAAGTCAGTTGAAACTCTCACCAGGTCCAGGTCTTCTTTTGGGAGAATTTCGAGCTTTGCCACCTTTCCTTGGAACTTCTTAGATAAGTATGAGATGACTTCTCTCTCGCAGTTCTGGACATAcacattttgttatttattactttttaaaaaacatgttcaCTTGGCATAATCACAGTCACTAACTTACCTTTTTCGTCGCAATGTAAAAATATGGCTTGAAGGGCAGAGACACCTACAGCACAGACAGAATACATGagagaaaatgtaaaatgcaGGGCATTTAATAAGCTGCGTTACAGCACTCTGCTTTCCCCCCAAACACACCTTGAACCTGCTTCCATCCTCCTGTATGAAATAATAGTCCACCGCGCTGATCATCCTCTTGTCTTCATCCAGGATCTCTGCCTACAAATGCAGAGcatcaaaaataaatgttaagtGTTTATTTTGCAGCAGACAGAAAGTAAAAACTGTCTCACTGCGAGGAC includes these proteins:
- the pole gene encoding DNA polymerase epsilon catalytic subunit A; amino-acid sequence: MVLQNSGRYKADRGPSGDPESQDDGSSLSALKRLERSQFTDEMDARFGFDRMKEPGEKTGWLINMHPAEILDEDKRMISAVDYYFIQEDGSRFKVSLPFKPYFYIATKKNCEREVISYLSKKFQGKVAKLEILPKEDLDLPNHLVGLKRNYIKLAFNTVDDLVKVKREIAPAVRKNREREQSNDAYTSMLSSALSGGNVTSVDEDGMSKSISDQLDNIVDMREYDVPYHVRVSIDLKIHVAHWYNVRYRGSAYPPEIVRRDDLVERPDPVVLAFDIETTKLPLKFPDAETDQIMMISYMIDGQGFLITNREIVSENIEDFEFTPKPEYEGPFTVFNEDNEAALIQRWFDHVQETKPNIFVTYNGDFFDWPFIEVRAALHGLSMHREIGFQKDNQGEYKASQAIHMDCLRWVKRDSYLPVGSHNLKAAAKAKLGYDPVELDPEEMCRMATEEPQTLATYSVSDAVATYYLYMKYVHPFIFALCTIIPMEPDEVLRKGSGTLCEALLMVQAFHANIIFPNKQEQIFNKLTDDGHVLDSETYVGGHVEALESGVFRSDIPCRFKMNPAAFDFLLQRVERTMRHAVEEEEKIPLEQVTNFNEVCDEIKKKLTSLKEVPNRIECPLIYHLDVGAMYPNIILTNRLQPSAMVDEATCAACDFNKPGATCQRRMTWQWRGEIMPASRSEFHRIQQQLESEKFPPLFPNGPPRAFHTLTREEQAKHEKKRLADYCKKAYKKTHVTKLEERVTTICQRENSFYVDTVRAFRDRRYEFKGLHKVWKKKLSSAQDSGDAAEVKRCKNMEILYESLQLAHKCILNSFYGYVMRKGARWYSMEMAGIVCFTGANIITQARELIEQIGRPLELDTDGIWCVLPNTFPENFVVKTSNEKKPKVTISYPGAMLNIMVKEGFTNDQYHELVDPASVTYNIRAENSIFFEVDGPYLAMILPASKEEGKKLKKRYAVFNEDGSLAELKGFEVKRRGELQLIKIFQSSVFEAFLKGTTLEEVYASVAKVADYWLDVLYSKAANMPDAELFDLISENRSMSRKLEDYGEQKSTSISTAKRLAEFLGDQMVKDAGLSCRYVISRKPEGSPVTERAIPLAIFQAEPSVKKHFLRKWLKMPSLHDMDIRSILDWSYYIERLGSAIQKIITIPAALQQVKNPVPRVRHPDWLHKKLLEKNDIYKQKKISELFTSEGKRQIAHQPLEAGPAADIEDFGMPPRPLQPAILISTKRKRASQGDDSQVESQDLELTQSWREILGPPPPKGKTREEHQVWLRYHKKKWELQLKQRKERKKRRRLLDGEAQPVGGGVIRGGPITGLGSFLRRTARSILDMPWQIVQIAETSHPGLYKLWAVIGNDLHCMKLNIPRVFYVNQKVPKQEEGATYKKVNRMLPRSNMVYYLYEYSVPEDMYQEHINEINADLSAPDIEGVYETQVPLLFRALVQLGCVCMVNKHVVRDMAGREADAFDLEHLEMRSLAQFSYLEPGSVRHMYLYHHSQGHKALFGLFIPSQRKASIFVLDTVRSNQMPNLSNLYTAERTALLEKTTEELLPPEKHTFEVRAENDMKAISRALQRILLNYKEERRGPTLIAVQSNWELRRLTAGMPVLEEFPVVPVHVVDEISYNVLDWQRLGARRMIRHYLNLDSCLSQAFDMARYYHLPVGNLPQDVSIFGSDLFLARHLRKHNHLLWLSPTSRPDLGGKEADDSRLVMENDDRGSVEINAQGCYSTACVELDLQSLAVNTILQSQHVNDMEGGASLGVSFDVIQQASLEDMMSGNQGASALASYDETALCSNTFRILKSMVVGWVREITQYHNVYADNQVMHFYRWLRSPSSLLYDPALHRTLHNMMKKVFLQLVAEFKRLGSTVVYGNFNRIILCTKKRRIDDAIGYVEYITNSIHSKEIFHSLSISFSRCWEFLLWMDPANYGGVKGKLPSSVMYGEEGAQQKKTRQEEGDEDGSEDEDEENAEEEDGDGETDEVEDLIESNWNIMQYLPQTASCQKYFLMIVSAYIAAVYHSMKEELRRNGPGATPVKRRGNSQASQQAIGDLSALPGMISFSQEYVSSELTQNIFTITQKIQKKVTGTRSVTHTSEMFPILPGSHLPLNNPALEFIKYVCQVLSLDANIVNQVNKLKRDLLRLVDVGEFSDEAQFRDPCNSYILPEVICHHCNFCRDLDLCKDPSVAQDGSVLPQWFCSNCQAQYDTNSIEMALVEALQKKLMSYTLQDLVCSKCKGVKETSMPLYCKCAGDFDLTFSAKSFSEQIAVFRNIASHYNMSFLEETLGWLLIMSPQINQGVH